The Cyanobacteria bacterium GSL.Bin1 genome segment TTTACGAAGTTATTCTGACCCATTAGTTGATCAATTCGGTGAAACCAGTTTTTGGTTAATTCAATTAAGGTACAGCAGAATCATCAGTCAATCAATGCCTGGCATAACTCAGTTGTGTATCGAGAAAGGTTAAACCCAAAATCTTTTGCATAATCACGAAAAACAAGTGACAATCAAATCAACTGATCTCTGTTTTCTGGATAGAGGCTGAGTGTCTTACCATAGAAACAGTAGAAACAAAGGATTGCCCCTCCAATCGCGTCAACATCTTATCATCCTTCGATGAGGTGTTAGCGCATCAATCTTCTTACCTAACGGTTCGACAGTGCTCACCGTGAATTGCTATTAACATTAAAAATCGTAAACTGCCAAAAGGACAAATCGCATTATGGGACTATTTGATCGCATCAGTCGGGTTGTACGCGCCAATGTTAATGATCTCGTCAGTAAAGCGGAAGACCCCGAAAAAATGTTGGAACAGGCACTGGTGGATATGAATGAAGACTTGGTGCAACTCCGCCAAGCCGTTGCCAAAGCCATTGCTGCTGAACGTCGGAGTCGGAAACAGTACGAAGAGCAACAATCCGAAGCTAATAAATGGCAACAAAGGGCGCAACTTGCCTTGAGTAAAGGGCAAGAAGACCTCGCTCGGCAAGCCCTGCAACGAAAAAAATCCGCTGCTGATGCTGCTGCTGCGCTGAAACCACAAGTCGATCAACAAAAATCGCAAGTTGACACTTTGAAAAAATCTTTGATTGCCTTAGAAAGCAAAATTTCGGAAGCAAAAACGAAAAAAGAAATGCTGGGCGCACGCATGAAAGCAGCGAAAGCGAACCAGCAACTGCAAGAACAAGTGGGCAACTTAAGTGGTAGTAGTGCCATGGGTGCGTTTGAACGCATGGAAGAAAAAGTGATGGAAATGGAAGCTTCTGGACAAGCCGCAGCCGAACTTGTTGGTGGTGGAGGCGGTATTGAAGACCAGTTTGCTCAACTCGAATCGGGTAGTGATGTTGATGATGAATTAGCGGCGATGAAAGCCCAATTATCTGGTTCATCCCAAAATCAGCAGGCTTTACCAGAAGGCGATCAACAAAGCAATCAACAAAATCAGGATGCAGTGAGCGATAGCGAAATGGATGCCGAGTTAGAAGCACTGCGTAGACAATTAGATGGTTAGTTATGGTATGGATTAACGATACCATTTAATCTAGAAGCAGAGGGGAAAAGGTCGGAAATCCTAACTTTTAACCCCTCTATATTTTTGATGGTTTCGTTAACGACAGAAGAAATTTTATGAGTAACTTAATTTCAACAACGGATTCTCAAATTGCTGAAGAAATTTCCCAAGCTGGACAGCCAGTGCTTTTATATTTTTGGGCGGATTGGTGTGGTCCTTGTCGTCTGGTTTCGCCGTCAGTGGAAGCACTGGCCAATGAATATAGCGAGCAAGTAAAAGTCCTCAAGCTGGAAGTTGACCCCAATCCAGAAGCGGTAAAAACTTATCAAGTGGAAGGAGTCCCGGCCTTGAGATTCATTCAAAATGGCGAGGTTCAGTGGTCTCATGAAGGGGCAATCACCAAAGATCATTTAAAAGCAAGTATCGATCAGTATCTTTGAGGATGAGGAGGAGTTGAAGTAGCACGGTGAGGAGGAGACAAGGTGAATCTTGAATTCTCCATTGCCTATTCCCTAATGACTAACGACCAATGACAAATGACGAATCACCCATGATAAAATTTGCGCAACGTCTCCAACCGCTACGTCGCAATGTTTTTGCTGATATGGACGCGGCAAAAGCAAGAGCTAAAGCTGCTGGTAAGGAAATTATTGATCTGTCTTTGGGGTCGTCTGATTTACCAGCCGGCGATCATGTTTTAGAAGCGATTAAGAATTCTCTTTATGATCCCAGCACCCACGGTTATGCCCTATTTCATAGTACCCAGCCGTTTCGAGAAGCAGTTGCCACTTGGTTTGAAACTAAATATGGTGTGCCCGTTGATCCGGAAACAGAAGTTCTAACCCTGATTGGGTGTCAAGAGGGAACCGCACATCTCCCTCTTGCTTTACTTGATCCCGGCGATATTGCTTTGTTACAAGATCCCAGTTATCCCTCTCATTCTGGTGGGATTCATTTAGCCGGGGGTGAAATTTATTGGTTGCCCACTTTGGCAGAAAATCAGTTTTTGCCCGTGTTTGCAGATATTCCGCCAGACGTGCGAGAAAAAGCACAGATGATGGTGCTGAGTTATCCTCATAATCCCACAACAGCACTCGCTCCTTTATCGTTTTTTGAAGAAGCGGTACAGTTTTGTAAAGCGAATGAAATCGCGCTCGTTCATGATTTTCCTTATGGGGATATGGTCTTTTCGGGATCACCTCCTGCCCCTTCTGTGTTACAAGCAGACCGCAATAAGGAAATTGCCATCGAGTTTTTCACGTTTTCTAAGTCGTATAATATGGGGGGCTTTCGCATTGCCTTTGCCGTGGGGAATCAAGGGTTAATTCTCGGTTTGCGACAAGTGAAAGCTGTAGTCGATTTTAACCAATATCGGGGCATTCTCAACGGCGCGATCGCGGCGTTAACCGGTCCGCAAGCAAGCATCCAGAAAACGGTGGACACCTTTGAACACCGCCGAGATGTTTTTGTGAAAGCTTTAAATCAAATTGGTTGGGAGGTACCAACACCCGCTGCTACGATGTATCTCTGGGCTAAACTGCCCGAATCTTGGCAAGGCAATTCGATGGACTTTGGCACGCAGTTAGTGGAAGCCACTGGCGTTGCTGTCGCTCCTGGTTCCGGGTTCGGTCAAGCCGGCGAAGGATATGTCCGCATGGCATTAGTGCAGGATGCGGCGAAATTAGAAGCAGCAGCAACAAAAATTGCTAAGTTTCTCCAACATTCATGAATGCTTGTTCTTTGCTGGTGCGGAAGGGGAGAGCCCCTCCCATTCTGAAACTGAATTAATTGGGTTTGAACCCGTTTAGGGGGTGACTTGACACAATAAGAGTGCAAACCAATCTTGAGGATCAGTGTAAGTGTTGAGCACTTTCAATCCAGCTTGGCTAAGTTCTTGGTCCATTTCTTGCAAATTAAACTTACGAGAAATTTCTGTATGGATGGTTTCGCCTGCAGTGAAATCTACCGTTAAATCAAGGGCTTTTAATTGCACGGTTTGCGGACGAGTGGAACGGAGATAGGTTTCAATTTGTCCCAGTTCAGAATTATAGAATGTCCAATGTCGGAAATATTGACGGTTGAAGTTGCCCTGGAAGCGACGGTTTAAGTGATCCAATAAATTATAGTTAAACTCTGCCGTAACGCCTTGGCTATCGTCATAAGCTGGTTCGAGGATAGATTTCGATTTTTGTAAGTCTAGTCCTAATAAAAAATAATCCCCTGGGTGAAGCGCGTTCTTCACATCTTGGAAAATTTCTCGACACTGTTCTGGGGCAAAATTGCCCAGAGAACTACCGAGAAAGAACACCATACGCTTTGATAAAGGAGAAGGAGGAAGATGCTGTAGCGCTTGTTGATAAGTGCCAATTAAACCATGAATTTTGAGACGGGGATAATCAGCTAAGAGTTGTTGGGCACTGGTTTCTAATATTCCAGCACTGACATCAATGGGAATATAATATAAAGGCTCTCCCAGGGCAGCATAGGCATCAAATAAGAGGCGAGTTTTGGTCGAACTGCCACTTCCGAGTTCAATCAATTCGCAATTGCCAGTCGTTTGCGCGATCGCGCGCCCATTCTCTCTTAAAATTTGCGCTTCGGTGCGCGTAGGATAATATTCCGGTAAATCACAAATCTGCTCAAATAATTCCGAACCGCGATCATCATAGAGATAGTGACAGGGAATTGTTTTTTGTTCTTGGGTCAAACCTGCAATTAGATCAGAGCCATCATTGGCAGAGGCAGTAACTGTCGGATCACTTAAATCATCAATCTTCAACCGTTTTGAAAGATCAAGGGATTCCCGATGCGCAGTTGGGAAGGAAATGGACATGAAATTCTCCGTTTTCGTTAAATTTAGGACTAAAAGCTAGTTCATCACACTGCGTTGTCCTTATTCCATCATCTAAAGTAGTATTTTTTGTTACAACATTCCCAAAGGGGGAATCTTAAACCATTCAAACCATCATGAATAATAATCTACAAGTAAATACAAGCAATTCGGATATTTCTTCCCATCAATCTATGATTGAAGCGGCAATTCAGGAAATAAAATCGGCTCGACCAAAACCGGAAACAGTTGTTAGCGCCTTAGTCAATTTAGAAAAGGTGGGAAAAAAAGCAACATCTGTTGCCTCTTATGAGCAGTTAATTGGCAAGTGGCGCTTATGCTTTATTACGGGGACCAAAAAGACTCGTCAACGCGCTGGCGTCATGTTAGGGGCGGGACGCTATCTCCCTTCTTGGCTCAAAATTCATTTATCCTATGCTGAAAACTCTGATGATCTGAATATCACTGAGACTGAGCCGGGTCGTGTGGAAAATTCGGTCAGTGTAGCGGGTTTGACGTTTACCTTATCCGGACCGACAAAATTTTTGCCGAAACAGAAGCTCTTAGCCTTTGATTTTACTCATTTAACCTGCCAAGTATTGGGAAAAGCAATCTACTCTGGCAATATTCGTGGCGGTCAAAAGAGCCAAGACAATTTTTACCAAGAACCGATCAAAAAACAAGCCTTTTTCCGTTATTTTCTCTTAGAAGAAAACTATATTGCTGCACGAGGGCGAGGGGGCGGTTTAGCCGTATGGCGACGAGAAGACGTTTAAAAAGCGGTAGGAGCTCATGTCACACAACCCGTCCTTGTGGCTAATATGACATGACCTCCCACCCACTGGTTAGATCGCAAGGGATCGCAATTTTCCTCAAAAGAGGTCGCACTGCACCTCGGCTACTCTTGTTTTTCACCGAGAAAAAATCATCACTAGTAAGCTAAGCCCATACTGCGGGTTGTTTCTGCACCCAGATAGACGCGGACACTGAGGAAGTCAGTTGGACAAGCGGTTTCGCAACGTTTGCAGCCGATGCAATCTTCAGTCCGAGGAGAAGATGCAATTTGACCCGCTTTACAACCATCCCAAGGAACCATCTCTAAAACATCGAGAGGACAAGCACGAACACACTGTGTGCAGCCAATGCAGGTATCGTAAATTTTTACGCTATGAGACATAGTTAAGACTTACTCCTTAACGGATTTTTATCAAATAAGGACACTGTTCAGATTTAGTTTACCGCAAGGCTTTCACTGCACCGGATACAAACAATAAGAAACTTTAAACTCTGTAACAAATGCCTTACAAAAAATTTCCCTTTTTCCCATAGTCTTTCCTTCAACTGTTGATAATTCCGAAACGAATTCCTGTGAGTTTTTAGCCCTGCAACAGGAGATTAGAGCAAGATGAGACTGAGAAGAACGGAAATGGTTAAGAGTGTCTAATTTCGGGATCCATTAAATGGCTTAACGGTTTGCATTGTAAAAATTCATCGTTGCGCGATCTATCGTCTTTTGGGTTCCTATAGAGTACATTCAGTAAAGCGGTTTACCCCACTGCATCTACGTCGTCCGTCAATTATGAATTAATTGCCCTCTACTACTTTTAGGAGCAGCCCTTTCAATGTCTTGTGATTTTTCCCAAATTGTAGTTCATTAAGGAAATCAATATCCTTTCTGTTGTCTTAGCGGCTCTGAGACGAGTTTACGGAATTGAGAAAATTCAACAAGAAGTTTCGAGCTACTATCTGGCTGATGAAATTCGAGGCACTTATCGGGGGATGATGATTGCCATTCCTCCTTAAGAATGGATCGTTTTTGAAAGAATGACTCTCCTTGAGTTGACCAAGATTCTACTCAATTTAGCCGCTCAGGTTAACTTGGCAGCTTTTTCACGTCATCCTCGCTCCCCAAAGAA includes the following:
- a CDS encoding thioredoxin fold domain-containing protein is translated as MSNLISTTDSQIAEEISQAGQPVLLYFWADWCGPCRLVSPSVEALANEYSEQVKVLKLEVDPNPEAVKTYQVEGVPALRFIQNGEVQWSHEGAITKDHLKASIDQYL
- a CDS encoding LL-diaminopimelate aminotransferase, with the translated sequence MKFAQRLQPLRRNVFADMDAAKARAKAAGKEIIDLSLGSSDLPAGDHVLEAIKNSLYDPSTHGYALFHSTQPFREAVATWFETKYGVPVDPETEVLTLIGCQEGTAHLPLALLDPGDIALLQDPSYPSHSGGIHLAGGEIYWLPTLAENQFLPVFADIPPDVREKAQMMVLSYPHNPTTALAPLSFFEEAVQFCKANEIALVHDFPYGDMVFSGSPPAPSVLQADRNKEIAIEFFTFSKSYNMGGFRIAFAVGNQGLILGLRQVKAVVDFNQYRGILNGAIAALTGPQASIQKTVDTFEHRRDVFVKALNQIGWEVPTPAATMYLWAKLPESWQGNSMDFGTQLVEATGVAVAPGSGFGQAGEGYVRMALVQDAAKLEAAATKIAKFLQHS
- the egtD gene encoding L-histidine N(alpha)-methyltransferase, whose protein sequence is MSISFPTAHRESLDLSKRLKIDDLSDPTVTASANDGSDLIAGLTQEQKTIPCHYLYDDRGSELFEQICDLPEYYPTRTEAQILRENGRAIAQTTGNCELIELGSGSSTKTRLLFDAYAALGEPLYYIPIDVSAGILETSAQQLLADYPRLKIHGLIGTYQQALQHLPPSPLSKRMVFFLGSSLGNFAPEQCREIFQDVKNALHPGDYFLLGLDLQKSKSILEPAYDDSQGVTAEFNYNLLDHLNRRFQGNFNRQYFRHWTFYNSELGQIETYLRSTRPQTVQLKALDLTVDFTAGETIHTEISRKFNLQEMDQELSQAGLKVLNTYTDPQDWFALLLCQVTP
- a CDS encoding PspA/IM30 family protein produces the protein MGLFDRISRVVRANVNDLVSKAEDPEKMLEQALVDMNEDLVQLRQAVAKAIAAERRSRKQYEEQQSEANKWQQRAQLALSKGQEDLARQALQRKKSAADAAAALKPQVDQQKSQVDTLKKSLIALESKISEAKTKKEMLGARMKAAKANQQLQEQVGNLSGSSAMGAFERMEEKVMEMEASGQAAAELVGGGGGIEDQFAQLESGSDVDDELAAMKAQLSGSSQNQQALPEGDQQSNQQNQDAVSDSEMDAELEALRRQLDG
- the psaC gene encoding photosystem I iron-sulfur center protein PsaC, which codes for MSHSVKIYDTCIGCTQCVRACPLDVLEMVPWDGCKAGQIASSPRTEDCIGCKRCETACPTDFLSVRVYLGAETTRSMGLAY